In the genome of Fundulus heteroclitus isolate FHET01 unplaced genomic scaffold, MU-UCD_Fhet_4.1 scaffold_36, whole genome shotgun sequence, one region contains:
- the LOC105918684 gene encoding ribonucleoside-diphosphate reductase subunit M2, which yields MQSACSPLSAKNLRHLSGPMDVASPDKENTPPSQSSARVPASRPARKVLTDVSSSSKEEEPLLKENPRRFVILPIQYHDIWQMYKQAEASFWTAEEVDLSKDLQHWDSLKDEERHFISHVLAFFAASDGIVNENLVERFTKEVQVPEARCFYGFQIAMENIHSEMYSLLIDTYIREPSQREYLFNAIETLPCVKKKADWALNWIGNKNAAYGERVVAFAAVEGIFFSGSFAAIFWLKKRGLMPGLTFSNELISRDEGLHCDFACLMFKHLVNKPSSETVMEIVKNAVEIEQEFLTDALPVKLIGMNCDMMKQYIEFVADRLLLELGFSKIYRSENPFDFMENISLEGKTNFFEKRVGEYQRMGVMSGTTDNTFKLDADF from the exons ATGCAGTCCGCTTGCTCCCCGCTCTCCGCGAAGAACCTGCGGCATCTCAGCGGTCCGATGGACGTCGCGTCGCCGGACAAGGAAAACACG CCTCCGAGCCAGAGCAGCGCCCGCGTCCCGGCGTCCAGACCGGCCCGGAAGGTTCTCACCGACGTCTCG AGCTCTTCAAAGGAAGAGGAACCTCTGCTGAAGGAGAACCCGCGGCGCTTCGTCATCCTGCCCATCCAGTACCACGACATCTGGCAGATGTACAAGCAGGCAGAGGCCTCCTTCTGGACGGCCGAGGAG GTGGATCTGTCCAAGGACCTGCAGCACTGGGACTCCCTGAAGGACGAGGAGCGCCACTTCATCTCTCACGTCTTGGCCTTCTTCGCCGCGAGCGACGGCATCGTCAACGAGAACCTG GTGGAGCGCTTCACAAAAGAGGTGCAGGTTCCAGAGGCCAGGTGTTTCTACGGGTTCCAGATCGCCATGGAGAACATCCACTCTGAGATGTACAGCCTGCTGATCGACACCTACATCAGGGAGCCCAGCCAGAG GGAATACCTGTTCAACGCCATCGAGACTCTGCCGTGTGTGAAGAAGAAGGCCGACTGGGCGCTCAACTGGATCGGCAACAAGAACGCCGCCTACG gtgAGCGTGTGGTGGCCTTCGCCGCCGTGGAGGGCATCTTCTTCTCCGGCTCGTTCGCCGCCATCTTCTGGCTGAAGAAGAGAGGCCTGATGCCCGGCCTGACCTTCAGCAACGAGCTCATCAGCAGAGACGAG GGTCTGCACTGCGACTTCGCCTGCCTGATGTTCAAGCACCTGGTGAACAAGCCGTCGTCAGAAACCGTCATGGAGATCGTAAAGAACGCCGTGGAGATCGAGCAG GAGTTCCTGACCGACGCTCTGCCGGTGAAGCTGATCGGGATGAACTGCGACATGATGAAGCAGTACATCGAGTTCGTGGCCgacaggctgctgctggagctggGCTTCTCAAAG ATCTACAGGTCTGAGAACCCCTTCGACTTCATGGAGAACATCTCTCTGGAGGGAAAGACCAACTTCTTTGAGAAGCGAGTGGGAGAGTACCAGAGGATGGGCGTCATGTCAGGAACCACAGACAACACCTTCAAGCTGGATGCTGATTTCTGA
- the LOC105918686 gene encoding ribonucleoside-diphosphate reductase subunit M2, with the protein MMSARSPLSVKNQQPLSSKMGNMSLDKENTPPSLNSTRVLASKTARKIFSEAPPKAVKTSSSHEAEPLLQENPRRFVIFPIQYHDIWQMYKKAEASFWTAEEVDLSKDLQHWDSLKDEERYFISHVLAFFAASDGIVNENLVERFMQEVQVTEARCFYGFQIAMENIHSEMYSLLIDTYIREPSQREYLFNAIETLPCVKKKADWALNWIGNKNAAYGERVVAFAAVEGIFFSGSFAAIFWLKKRGLMPGLTFSNELISRDEGLHCDFACLMFKHLVNKPSSETVMEIVKNAVEIEQEFLTDALPVKLIGMNCDMMKQYIEFVADRLLLELGFSKIYRSENPFDFMENISLEGKTNFFEKRVGEYQRMGVMSGTTDNTFRLDADF; encoded by the exons ATGATGTCTGCGCGCTCCCCTCTTTCAGTGAAGAACCAGCAGCCTCTCAGCAGTAAGATGGGCAACATGTCTCTAGACAAAGAGAACACG CCTCCGAGCCTGAACAGCACCCGGGTTCTGGCGTCCAAGACGGCGAGGAAGATCTTCAGCGAGGCGCCG CCCAAAGCCGTGAAGACCAGCAGCTCCCATGAAGCGGAGCCTCTGCTGCAGGAGAACCCGCGGCGCTTCGTCATCTTCCCCATCCAGTACCACGACATCTGGCAGATGTACAAGAAGGCCGAGGCCTCCTTCTGGACCGCCGAGGAG gTGGACCTGTCCAAGGACCTGCAGCACTGGGACTCCCTGAAGGACGAGGAGCGCTACTTCATCTCTCACGTGTTGGCCTTCTTCGCCGCCAGCGACGGCATCGTCAACGAGAACCTG GTGGAGCGCTTCATGCAGGAGGTGCAGGTGACGGAGGCCAGGTGTTTCTACGGGTTCCAGATCGCCATGGAGAACATCCACTCTGAGATGTACAGCCTGCTGATCGACACCTACATCAGGGAGCCCAGCCAGAG GGAATACCTGTTCAACGCTATCGAGACTCTGCCGTGTGTGAAGAAGAAGGCCGACTGGGCGCTCAACTGGATCGGCAACAAGAACGCCGCCTACG gtgAGCGTGTGGTGGCCTTCGCCGCCGTGGAGGGCATCTTCTTCTCCGGCTCGTTCGCCGCCATCTTCTGGCTGAAGAAGAGAGGCCTGATGCCCGGCCTGACCTTCAGCAACGAGCTCATCAGCAGAGACGAG GGTCTGCACTGCGACTTCGCCTGCCTGATGTTCAAGCACCTGGTGAACAAGCCGTCGTCGGAAACCGTCATGGAGATCGTAAAGAACGCCGTGGAGATCGAGCAG GAGTTCCTGACAGACGCTCTGCCGGTGAAGCTGATCGGGATGAACTGCGACATGATGAAGCAGTACATCGAGTTCGTGGCCgacaggctgctgctggagctggGCTTCTCAAAG ATCTACAGGTCTGAGAACCCCTTCGACTTCATGGAGAACATCTCTCTGGAGGGAAAGACCAACTTCTTTGAGAAGCGAGTGGGAGAGTACCAGAGGATGGGCGTCATGTCGGGAACCACAGACAACACCTTCCGGTTAGACGCTGATTTCTGA
- the klf11a gene encoding Krueppel-like factor 11a produces the protein MRSSAAESSCQVDLVDKDAAALAAMMEQKPCIEYHDLEAAEALVSMSFWCQRPPKPRPLTPTSDSCDSMQLQQEGGDAPKDMVALSSLCMTPPHSPSFAEASTTTVLTTTSALSPASRQLLLRPTCPPLPCSSPVSAEISTPPAESSCKAMATSVIRHTADNLGVPAPPPAASTPPQPKTPESPPVEKNAPPPSSPVHSASPSSSAVPSSPVLCQVFPVTSQTGMISAFVQAPVQVQTQCGPKPILPQSPPPTFTQPLLVGSAVPQGAVMFVVPQGPMSQTAQGPQTVMTLGNTKLLPLAPAPVYMPSGSGGGASQADFSRRRNYVCTFPGCKKTYFKSSHLKAHLRTHTGEKPFSCHWEGCDKRFARSDELSRHRRTHTGEKKFVCTVCERRFMRSDHLTKHARRHMSAKRASSWPTEPRDLAKGAAPKGQNKGPTLPLGMLVPTAN, from the exons GTCGATCTCGTGGACAAAGACGCGGCGGCGCTGGCGGCCATGATGGAGCAGAAGCCGTGCATCGAGTACCACGACCTGGAGGCCGCCGAGGCGCTCGTCAGCATGAGCTTCTGGTGTCAGCGGCCCCCGAAGCCCCGCCCACTGACCCCCACCTCAGACTCCTGCGACTCCATGCAGCTCCAGCAGGAGGGAGGCGACGCTCCCAAAGACATGGTGGCGCTGTCCTCGCTG TGCATGACTCCGCCTCACAGTCCGAGCTTCGCCGAGGCGTCCACCACCACTGTCCTCACCACCACCTCCGCCCTAAGCCCCGCCTCCAGGCAGCTCCTGCTCCGCCCCACCTGCCCCCCGCTGCCTTGCTCCTCCCCCGTCTCCGCGGAGATCTCCACACCTCCTGCCGAGTCCTCCTGCAAGGCGATGGCCACCAGCGTCATCCGCCACACCGCCGACAACCTCGGCGTTCCCGCGCCGCCGCCCGCCGCCTCCACGCCGCCTCAACCGAAAACCCCAGAGTCGCCTCCCGTGGAGAAGAACGCGCCTCCTCCATCCTCGCCGGTGCATTCTGCTTCGCCGTCTTCCTCTGCGGTTCCCTCCTCTCCGGTTCTGTGTCAGGTCTTCCCCGTCACCAGCCAGACGGGAATGATTTCGGCCTTCGTGCAGGCGCCGGTTCAGGTACAGACTCAGTGTGGACCCAAGCCCATCCTGCCCCAGTCCCCGCCCCCTACCTTCACTCAACCCCTGCTGGTTGGCTCCGCCGTGCCGCAGGGGGCCGTCATGTTCGTGGTGCCCCAGGGACCCATGTCACAGACGGCGCAGGGCCCCCAGACTGTAATGACCCTGGGCAACACCAAGCTCCTCCCCCTGGCCCCCGCCCCGGTCTATATGCCGTCGGGAAGCGGCGGCGGCGCCTCACAGGCGGACTTCTCCCGCAGACGGAACTACGTGTGCACCTTCCCCGGCTGCAAGAAGACTTACTTCAAGAGTTCACACCTGAAGGCTCACCTGCGCACCCACACAG gtgaaaAGCCGTTCAGCTGCCACTGGGAAGGCTGCGACAAGCGGTTCGCCCGCTCCGACGAGCTTTCCCGCCACCGCCGGACGCACACGGGCGAGAAGAAGTTCGTCTGCACCGTGTGCGAGCGCCGCTTCATGCGCAGCGACCACTTGACCAAACACGCTCGGCGGCACATGAGCGCCAAAAGGGCGTCGTCGTGGCCCACAGAACCCAGGGACCTCGCGAAAGGAGCCGCGCCCAAGGGCCAAAACAAGGGCCCCACACTTCCTCTTGGCATGCTGGTCCCTACCGCCAACTGA
- the LOC105918685 gene encoding galectin-8: MSISNPRQVFSNPSIPFAGTILGSLVPGEMVLIQGSVPSGADRFQVDFQCGSSIKPRADVLFHFNPRFKKSRIVCNTLEKEHWGREEILYQMPFRVKAAFELIILVLKDKYKVAVNGAHVLEYKHRLDLGRVDTICISGSVRVQTVAIVPPDSSPILPAASQTSLSSSDSEVMLSSSGDLKVPFRARLDKGLKVGRSIVIKGKTSLNANSFAVNLRDASGQNIVLHLNPRLKKRVFIRNSFLSESWGPEETDLESFPFAAGDYFEMIVLCNPKSFKVAVNGLHQFEYKHRVQDLITIGQLEVEGDVSLLDVRML, translated from the exons ATGTCGATTTCTAACCCGAGACAAGTTTTTTCCAACCCG TCGATCCCTTTTGCCGGTACAATTCTGGGCAGTTTGGTGCCGGGAGAGATGGTTCTGATCCAGGGCTCGGTACCGTCTGGTGCTGACAG GTTCCAGGTGGACTTCCAATGCGGCAGCAGCATCAAGCCGCGAGCAGACGTGTTGTTTCACTTCAACCCGAGATTTAAGAAGTCGCGGATCGTCTGCAACACGCTGGAGAAGGAGCACTGGGGCAGGGAGGAGATCCTCTACCAGATGCCGTTCAGGGTCAAAGCTGCGTTTGAACTCATCATCCTGGTCCTGAAAGACAAGTACAAG GTCGCTGTGAACGGAGCACACGTGTTGGAGTACAAACACCGTTTGGATCTGGGCCGAGTCGACACCATCTGCATCTCAGGGAGCGTCAGAGTTCAGACTGTGGCCATCGTTCCTCCTGATTct AGTCCCATCTTGCCTGCTGCCAGTCAGACAAGTTTAAGTAGTTCAGACTCAGAg GTGATGCTCTCATCATCAGGTGATTTG AAAGTTCCCTTCAGAGCCCGTCTGGACAAAGGGCTGAAGGTCGGCCGCAGCATCGTCATCAAAGGAAAGACCAGCCTGAACGCCAACAG TTTTGCTGTCAATCTGCGAGACGCGAGCGGCCAGAACATCGTTCTTCATCTGAACCCCCGTCTGAAGAAAAGAGTCTTCATCAGGAACTCCTTCCTGTCTGAGTCCTGGGGCCCCGAGGAGACGGACCTGGAGTCCTTCCCCTTCGCTGCGGGGGACTACTTTGAG ATGATTGTCCTGTGCAACCCCAAGAGCTTCAAGGTGGCCGTTAACGGACTCCACCAGTTCGAGTACAAGCACCGAGTCCAGGACCTGATAACCATCGGCCAGCTGGAGGTTGAGGGAGACGTCTCGCTGCTGGATGTCAGGATGCTCTGA